In Salirhabdus salicampi, a genomic segment contains:
- a CDS encoding DUF423 domain-containing protein, with protein sequence MKLFLLLGAINGFLTVALGAFGAHGLEGKVSEKMLNIWEKAVQYQMFHTIGLFIVAFLVDRFSSTTISGAGWFFLVGIVLFSGSLYIYTVTNVKVLAMITPIGGVAFLIGWVMLFVAILKSL encoded by the coding sequence ATGAAATTGTTTTTATTATTAGGTGCTATTAATGGCTTTTTAACCGTTGCACTCGGAGCATTCGGTGCCCATGGATTAGAAGGGAAAGTTTCAGAGAAAATGCTGAACATATGGGAAAAGGCAGTGCAATATCAAATGTTCCATACAATTGGATTATTTATTGTAGCCTTCCTTGTAGACAGGTTTTCAAGTACTACAATCAGTGGTGCTGGCTGGTTCTTCTTAGTCGGAATTGTTTTATTCTCTGGTAGTTTATATATCTATACAGTAACGAATGTAAAAGTGTTGGCTATGATTACACCAATTGGTGGGGTAGCTTTCCTTATTGGTTGGGTTATGTTGTTTGTTGCGATTTTAAAATCCCTTTAA
- the gerQ gene encoding spore coat protein GerQ → MTYPQNFGGPSFGSGQGQGGMPQQGQQQEGGQQMFQGGFQQPSGMPGQQQGGMQGFPPGFFGGQQGFQGMPGQQPMVPGVSGGPFPGQQLPQVEESYIENILRLNKGKTATVYMTFEQNKEWNAKVFKGIVEAAGRDHIILSDPQTGRRYLLLMIYLDYITFDEELNYEYPFE, encoded by the coding sequence ATGACGTATCCGCAAAATTTTGGAGGTCCTTCTTTCGGTTCAGGTCAAGGCCAAGGAGGAATGCCTCAACAAGGGCAACAACAAGAAGGTGGTCAACAAATGTTCCAAGGTGGCTTCCAACAACCTTCTGGCATGCCTGGTCAGCAACAAGGAGGAATGCAAGGCTTCCCACCTGGATTTTTTGGTGGTCAACAAGGTTTTCAAGGAATGCCTGGACAACAGCCAATGGTTCCTGGAGTATCTGGTGGACCATTCCCGGGTCAACAGCTTCCACAAGTTGAAGAATCTTATATTGAAAACATCCTGCGATTAAACAAAGGCAAAACGGCCACGGTTTATATGACGTTTGAGCAAAACAAAGAATGGAATGCAAAAGTATTTAAAGGGATTGTAGAAGCTGCAGGTCGTGACCACATAATTTTAAGTGATCCACAAACAGGCCGAAGATACCTGCTTCTTATGATTTACTTAGATTACATTACGTTTGATGAAGAATTAAATTACGAGTATCCATTTGAGTAA
- a CDS encoding YwdI family protein has protein sequence MPIPEQKVLEKISNEVNKAMLDKENPAKLKQHIQTIRLLTDLFLDEDMSTDEAVVMEKMKQQHNETTSTTKVQQPRRETKPIDHDEANGDSIFDF, from the coding sequence GTGCCTATTCCTGAACAGAAAGTGTTAGAAAAGATTAGTAACGAAGTAAACAAGGCTATGTTGGATAAGGAAAACCCGGCTAAATTAAAACAACACATTCAAACGATTCGGTTATTAACCGATTTGTTTTTAGATGAAGATATGAGTACAGATGAGGCGGTAGTCATGGAGAAAATGAAGCAGCAACATAATGAAACTACTTCTACTACAAAAGTTCAGCAACCAAGACGAGAGACGAAACCAATTGATCATGATGAGGCAAATGGAGATTCGATTTTTGACTTTTAA
- a CDS encoding cell wall hydrolase — MAVIATNAASEKLLARLLRAEAEGDGNLGMLMVGNVGVNRVRADCLDFKDIRTIENMVYQSPGGFEATQKSYFYQRAREHDINLARRTIKGERFHPASNALWFFMPGGSCPSQWYGQWNTGRYKSHCFFTPSQSECPSVF; from the coding sequence TTGGCAGTAATTGCAACTAACGCGGCGTCAGAAAAGTTACTCGCAAGGCTCTTAAGGGCGGAAGCCGAGGGAGATGGTAACTTAGGGATGCTAATGGTCGGAAACGTTGGCGTAAACCGTGTTCGAGCTGATTGTCTTGATTTTAAGGACATCCGAACAATCGAAAACATGGTTTACCAGTCTCCAGGTGGCTTCGAAGCGACACAAAAAAGCTACTTTTATCAACGCGCCCGTGAACATGACATAAACTTAGCTCGACGCACGATTAAAGGAGAACGATTTCATCCAGCCAGCAATGCCCTTTGGTTTTTCATGCCTGGAGGAAGCTGTCCTTCACAATGGTATGGTCAGTGGAATACAGGCAGATATAAATCACACTGTTTCTTTACACCGTCACAATCTGAGTGTCCAAGTGTATTTTAG